The following proteins are encoded in a genomic region of Mycobacterium sp. 155:
- a CDS encoding glycosyltransferase family 4 protein: MSDRPVRSVLLLCWRDTGHPQGGGSEAYVQRIGAYLAGRGVDVTLRTARYPGAARDEVVDGVRISRAGGRHTVYIWAGLAMVLARIGLGPLRRVRPDVVVDTQNGLPFLARLAFGRRVAVLVHHCHRELWPVAGPVMGRVGWFVESRLSPRLHRYNQYVTVSLPSARDLNELGVDSGRIAVVRNGLDEAPAQSLVLPRSHTPRVVVLSRLVPHKQIEDALEAVATLRASTPDLHLDILGDGWWRQRLVDHAELLGISDAVTFHGHVDDVTKHHVLQQSWVHVLPSRKEGWGLAVTEAAQHGVPTIGYRASGGLTDSIVDGVTGLLVEDRDGLVEGLGRLLADGVLRVQLGSKAQTRSDEFSWAQSAEAMRTVLESVRDGRYISGLV, translated from the coding sequence ATGTCCGACCGCCCTGTCCGTTCTGTCCTGCTGCTGTGCTGGCGCGATACCGGCCACCCGCAGGGCGGCGGCAGCGAGGCCTATGTGCAACGTATTGGCGCGTATCTGGCCGGTCGTGGAGTCGATGTCACCCTGCGCACGGCCCGGTATCCGGGTGCGGCCCGCGATGAAGTCGTCGACGGCGTGCGGATCAGCCGTGCCGGCGGCCGCCACACGGTCTACATCTGGGCCGGTCTGGCGATGGTTCTGGCCCGCATCGGTCTGGGGCCGCTGCGGCGCGTGAGGCCTGATGTCGTCGTCGACACCCAGAATGGTCTGCCATTTCTGGCCCGGCTGGCGTTCGGCCGGCGGGTGGCGGTGCTGGTCCACCACTGCCACCGTGAGTTGTGGCCCGTGGCGGGTCCGGTGATGGGCCGGGTCGGATGGTTCGTCGAGTCGCGGTTGTCGCCGCGACTGCACCGATACAACCAGTACGTCACGGTGTCTTTGCCCTCGGCCCGCGACCTCAACGAGCTCGGTGTGGATTCCGGTCGAATCGCCGTGGTACGCAACGGTCTTGACGAAGCCCCGGCCCAAAGCCTCGTACTCCCGCGCTCGCACACACCGCGGGTGGTGGTGCTGTCACGGCTGGTGCCGCACAAGCAGATCGAGGACGCGCTGGAAGCGGTTGCGACGCTGCGGGCCAGCACCCCGGACCTGCACCTGGACATCCTCGGCGACGGTTGGTGGCGGCAGCGCCTGGTCGACCACGCCGAGTTACTCGGCATCAGCGACGCGGTGACGTTCCACGGCCACGTCGACGATGTGACCAAACATCATGTGCTGCAACAGAGTTGGGTGCATGTACTGCCGTCCCGCAAGGAAGGTTGGGGGCTGGCGGTGACCGAGGCCGCCCAGCACGGCGTGCCGACCATCGGCTACCGCGCCTCGGGCGGGCTGACCGATTCGATCGTCGACGGAGTGACCGGGCTACTGGTCGAAGACCGCGACGGCCTCGTCGAAGGACTCGGCCGGCTGCTGGCCGATGGCGTGCTGAGGGTCCAGCTGGGCAGCAAGGCGCAGACCCGTAGTGATGAATTCTCCTGGGCGCAGAGTGCCGAGGCGATGCGCACCGTGC
- a CDS encoding class I SAM-dependent methyltransferase — MQPTALFARRAGLRRSVRLLSEFRFEQTEPARFYGALAEDTVAMVTDLWTGCTGELATRRTVVDVGGGPGYFASVFEAAGMHYIGVEPDPREMHAGPGGDATGGGFVRASGMALPFADDSVDVCLSSNVAEHVPQPWLLGNEMLRITRPGGLVVLSYTVWLGPFGGHEMGLTHYLGGARAAEMYTRKHGHRPKNDYGSSLFAVSAADGLQWAAGTGALVAAFPRYHPRWAWWMTSVPRLREFLVSNLVLVLQP, encoded by the coding sequence GTGCAGCCCACCGCACTCTTCGCCCGCCGGGCCGGCCTGCGGCGCTCGGTGCGCCTGCTGAGCGAGTTCCGCTTCGAGCAGACCGAACCGGCCCGGTTCTACGGCGCGCTGGCCGAGGACACGGTTGCCATGGTCACCGATCTGTGGACCGGCTGCACCGGTGAACTCGCGACAAGACGCACCGTTGTCGACGTGGGCGGCGGGCCAGGCTACTTCGCCTCCGTATTCGAGGCCGCTGGGATGCATTACATCGGTGTCGAACCCGATCCGCGCGAAATGCATGCGGGTCCCGGGGGTGACGCCACTGGCGGCGGGTTCGTGCGGGCATCCGGGATGGCGCTGCCGTTCGCCGACGACAGCGTGGACGTCTGCCTGTCGTCCAATGTGGCCGAGCATGTGCCGCAACCGTGGCTGCTGGGTAACGAGATGCTGCGGATCACCCGGCCGGGCGGGTTGGTGGTGCTGTCCTACACGGTGTGGCTGGGCCCGTTCGGCGGTCACGAGATGGGGCTGACGCACTATCTCGGCGGGGCGCGCGCCGCTGAGATGTACACCCGAAAACACGGCCATCGGCCGAAGAACGACTACGGATCATCGCTGTTCGCAGTGTCAGCTGCCGACGGCCTGCAGTGGGCGGCCGGCACTGGAGCGTTGGTCGCCGCGTTTCCCCGCTACCACCCGCGATGGGCCTGGTGGATGACATCGGTCCCACGGTTGCGGGAGTTTCTGGTGAGCAACCTGGTACTGGTCCTCCAGCCCTGA
- a CDS encoding APC family permease, with protein sequence MSQETLDGADHLKRSIDWKQGLAIALGVPLLILPSLGYLPSYVAAAAILVWGLSIVQTFFQNTAYAELATTFPEASGLPGFVQQVFRTENYKGKYDKGKLLGGSCAWFYALAWSSVLSIFSILVGGYLEGLFPGLAAHFSEYQLGLISGVVIFTLLSVVNWFGLKDGAILGYILAAVSLIPLAVLTIAPFATGHVDMANITANWMPSDWSWNSHHILILFGLFAIALWSTGGWETAAIYAPEYKNPGKDVPKALYTCGVICFFSFVLVQAVVIGVLGVDGVQAEPISPLVPVAHAVFGDAGTTVTIIMLIAAMILIIQTAYLGSARALHSMAEEGNLPRVLGHTNRRGTPFVAMFAAAAFNLALLFIGSIPAILAASAIGYTCANGIGLFAYFKAKTNPAFANLERPFKAPMGWKWVALGFGLFNVPLCVIGVVYLNSLEIGWTSTLLGFVVLAVFIPIWLYTQYELRSGKGKSDDALTVHAPATGAESDSTAEIQGRGTP encoded by the coding sequence ATGAGTCAAGAAACTTTGGATGGAGCCGATCACCTGAAACGGTCGATCGACTGGAAGCAAGGGCTGGCCATCGCGCTGGGTGTGCCCTTGCTGATCCTGCCATCCTTGGGCTACTTGCCCAGCTACGTGGCGGCCGCCGCGATCCTTGTCTGGGGACTGTCAATCGTTCAGACCTTCTTCCAGAACACCGCCTACGCCGAATTGGCCACCACCTTCCCCGAAGCCTCTGGCCTGCCCGGTTTCGTGCAGCAGGTGTTCCGCACCGAAAACTACAAAGGCAAATACGACAAGGGCAAACTGCTCGGCGGCTCCTGTGCGTGGTTCTACGCCCTCGCCTGGAGCTCGGTGCTGTCGATCTTCTCCATCCTGGTCGGCGGTTACCTGGAGGGGCTGTTTCCGGGGCTGGCCGCACACTTCAGCGAATACCAGCTTGGCCTGATCTCGGGCGTGGTCATCTTCACCCTCTTGTCCGTGGTGAACTGGTTCGGACTCAAGGACGGCGCCATCCTCGGTTACATCCTCGCAGCCGTGTCACTGATCCCCCTGGCCGTCCTGACCATCGCACCCTTTGCCACCGGCCATGTTGACATGGCCAACATCACCGCCAACTGGATGCCGTCCGACTGGTCCTGGAACTCACATCACATCCTGATCCTCTTCGGCCTCTTTGCCATCGCACTGTGGAGTACCGGAGGCTGGGAAACGGCCGCCATCTACGCCCCCGAATACAAGAATCCCGGCAAGGACGTCCCCAAAGCGCTGTATACCTGCGGTGTCATCTGCTTCTTCTCGTTCGTCCTGGTGCAGGCCGTAGTCATCGGTGTCCTCGGTGTCGATGGTGTGCAGGCCGAACCCATCTCACCGCTCGTCCCCGTCGCCCACGCCGTCTTCGGCGATGCCGGTACCACGGTCACCATCATCATGCTGATCGCGGCGATGATCCTGATCATCCAAACCGCTTATCTGGGTTCCGCCCGCGCCCTGCACTCCATGGCAGAGGAAGGAAACCTGCCCCGAGTACTCGGCCACACGAATCGGCGGGGAACCCCGTTCGTTGCCATGTTTGCCGCCGCGGCATTCAACCTGGCGCTGCTCTTCATCGGATCCATCCCGGCGATCCTGGCGGCTTCAGCCATCGGCTATACCTGCGCCAACGGCATCGGCCTGTTCGCCTACTTCAAAGCCAAGACGAATCCAGCGTTCGCCAACCTGGAACGACCTTTCAAGGCACCCATGGGCTGGAAGTGGGTGGCCCTGGGCTTCGGCCTGTTCAATGTGCCGCTGTGTGTGATCGGTGTGGTCTACCTCAACAGCCTCGAAATCGGTTGGACCTCAACCTTGCTGGGCTTCGTCGTGCTGGCGGTATTCATACCGATCTGGCTGTATACGCAGTACGAGTTGAGGTCCGGTAAGGGCAAATCGGACGATGCACTCACCGTGCACGCACCCGCTACTGGCGCAGAGTCTGATTCAACCGCAGAGATTCAAGGACGCGGCACACCCTAG
- a CDS encoding cupin domain-containing protein, protein MTKPTNPSSTVTTGKAIDSWPAKPMQTFGDEWPRMRCRFVNADPVGAWDDFILSEWEMDRCGWEDFHPHAETAFVVEGELHIECDGETVVLRPGDSARVNAGRLGRYWAPVYARMLTAYGPNPDGLESHSFRYFEI, encoded by the coding sequence ATGACGAAACCCACCAACCCGTCTTCGACAGTGACGACGGGGAAAGCGATCGATTCCTGGCCCGCGAAGCCCATGCAGACCTTTGGTGACGAATGGCCCAGGATGCGCTGCAGGTTCGTAAACGCTGATCCCGTGGGCGCTTGGGATGATTTCATACTCTCCGAGTGGGAGATGGATCGCTGTGGTTGGGAGGACTTCCATCCCCATGCCGAAACGGCTTTCGTTGTGGAAGGTGAACTTCACATCGAGTGCGATGGCGAGACTGTCGTTCTGCGACCGGGAGACTCCGCTCGCGTGAATGCCGGACGCTTGGGCCGATACTGGGCGCCCGTCTACGCGCGGATGCTCACCGCTTACGGACCCAACCCGGACGGTTTGGAATCCCACTCCTTCCGCTACTTCGAAATCTGA
- a CDS encoding TetR/AcrR family transcriptional regulator: MRVSADERRGQLISATLELMRRKGVQSVTMRAIAKEAKAPLATAHYCFEDKSELMDAAAEAWLKNLNQFSRSIVVHLGLRKAVEQVAEEYWRMLTEEPASLLAEIELILWATRNASVSPLAAKIYPAYVVELGNIFSAAAENNGDKCVMDITTLVRSFLMIYDGAAIQYMTDPTAIDFRAMFFTMVDALLIKAGV, encoded by the coding sequence ATGCGGGTATCCGCAGACGAGCGAAGAGGGCAGCTGATTTCAGCGACTCTGGAACTAATGCGGCGTAAAGGTGTTCAGTCAGTGACCATGCGGGCCATCGCCAAGGAGGCCAAGGCACCCTTGGCGACCGCACACTATTGCTTCGAGGATAAGAGCGAGCTCATGGACGCGGCCGCCGAAGCTTGGTTGAAGAACTTGAACCAATTTTCTCGCAGCATTGTGGTTCACCTGGGACTCCGTAAGGCCGTGGAACAAGTGGCCGAAGAGTACTGGCGCATGTTGACGGAAGAGCCCGCAAGCCTCCTCGCCGAGATCGAACTCATCCTGTGGGCAACGCGTAATGCTTCCGTAAGCCCGCTGGCCGCGAAGATTTATCCTGCCTACGTCGTGGAGCTGGGAAATATCTTCTCCGCCGCAGCCGAAAACAACGGTGACAAGTGTGTCATGGACATCACTACGCTCGTACGGTCATTTCTGATGATCTACGATGGAGCGGCCATTCAATATATGACCGACCCGACGGCGATCGATTTCCGCGCCATGTTCTTCACAATGGTTGATGCACTTCTGATCAAGGCCGGTGTTTAA
- a CDS encoding NAD(P)-binding domain-containing protein, which yields MALRVGIIGAGPSGLAQLRAFESARQKGAEIPEITCFEKQSEWGGQWNSTWRIGLDSYGEPVHSSMYRHLWSNGPKECLEFSDYSFDEHFGRPISSFPPREVLFDYIKGRVEKSDVRKYVKFNTVARHTSYNEDTQEFTVTVEDLKTNQTETYVFDKLVVATGHFHVPAVPEFEGIKTFPGEVMHAHDFRGAERFYGKRLLMIGSSYSAEDIGMQSHKMGAASITMSFRTNPMGYHWPWNTVERPLVTHFEGNTAYFSDGTQDDFDAVVLCTGYQHKYPFLPSELSLSSPNVLYPANLYKGVVWQQNPNLFYLGAQDQYYTFNMFDAQAWFARDVMTGVIELPSLEERDADIERWLERQATLPDHDAEAEFQTDYVRELIDATDYPSFDLDAVCQLFKDWMHNKHTDILGYRDAVHTSAITGTVSEKHHTRWINALDDTMERYLNGPSQDDIRAPAGLTDRHRGGKDGQDGVGAGPSLVHHTEVLESRPRTAHT from the coding sequence ATGGCATTACGAGTCGGAATTATCGGTGCCGGTCCCAGCGGCTTGGCGCAGCTGCGGGCGTTCGAATCAGCGCGCCAAAAAGGGGCTGAGATCCCCGAGATCACGTGCTTCGAGAAGCAAAGCGAGTGGGGCGGCCAGTGGAACAGCACCTGGCGCATCGGCCTGGACAGTTACGGCGAGCCGGTGCACTCCAGCATGTACCGCCACCTGTGGTCCAACGGTCCCAAGGAGTGCCTGGAGTTCTCGGACTACTCCTTTGACGAGCATTTCGGCCGTCCCATTTCTTCCTTCCCGCCGCGCGAGGTTCTCTTCGATTACATCAAGGGCCGTGTCGAGAAGTCCGACGTCCGTAAGTATGTCAAGTTCAACACCGTCGCACGCCATACCAGCTACAACGAGGACACGCAGGAATTCACTGTCACGGTTGAGGATCTCAAGACCAACCAGACGGAAACCTATGTGTTCGACAAGCTCGTGGTTGCCACTGGTCACTTCCACGTTCCTGCGGTCCCCGAGTTCGAGGGCATCAAGACGTTCCCGGGTGAGGTCATGCACGCTCACGATTTCCGCGGAGCGGAGCGCTTTTACGGCAAGCGGTTGCTGATGATCGGCAGCAGCTATTCCGCCGAGGACATCGGTATGCAGTCGCACAAGATGGGTGCGGCATCCATCACCATGAGTTTCCGCACGAACCCAATGGGTTATCACTGGCCCTGGAACACCGTGGAGCGCCCGCTCGTCACTCACTTCGAGGGCAACACCGCATATTTCAGTGATGGCACCCAGGATGATTTCGACGCCGTCGTGCTGTGCACCGGATACCAGCACAAGTATCCGTTCCTGCCCAGTGAGCTCTCGCTGTCCTCGCCGAACGTGCTGTACCCGGCCAACCTCTACAAGGGCGTGGTCTGGCAGCAGAATCCCAACCTGTTCTACCTCGGTGCGCAGGACCAGTACTACACGTTCAACATGTTCGACGCGCAGGCGTGGTTTGCTCGCGACGTCATGACCGGAGTGATCGAGCTACCTTCACTGGAGGAGCGCGACGCGGATATCGAGCGGTGGCTCGAGCGTCAAGCCACGCTGCCGGATCATGATGCGGAGGCGGAATTCCAGACGGACTACGTGCGCGAACTCATCGACGCCACCGACTATCCGTCCTTTGACCTGGACGCTGTTTGCCAGTTGTTCAAGGACTGGATGCACAACAAGCACACCGACATCCTCGGCTACCGCGATGCGGTGCATACGTCCGCGATCACCGGCACCGTATCGGAAAAGCATCACACCCGCTGGATCAACGCCCTGGACGACACGATGGAGCGGTACCTCAACGGTCCCTCGCAGGACGACATCCGTGCGCCTGCCGGTCTCACCGATAGGCATCGCGGCGGCAAGGACGGGCAAGACGGTGTCGGCGCAGGACCATCCCTGGTGCACCACACCGAAGTGCTTGAGTCCCGGCCGCGGACAGCTCATACCTGA
- a CDS encoding cupin domain-containing protein, with protein sequence MSEITTVGTLSKAGAIHKVEKGYEGLPSMNEAGVVAAIADSLHNPEGTVMCSGFFELKKSEPLVYTYTYDEMKLVVKGEFILTDQDTGEVTHAKERDVLFFPKGTTVKFETPEYALGFFVGDRTFAP encoded by the coding sequence ATGAGCGAAATCACGACCGTTGGAACCCTGAGCAAGGCCGGCGCTATCCACAAGGTGGAGAAGGGTTACGAGGGGTTGCCGAGCATGAACGAGGCCGGTGTCGTCGCCGCCATCGCCGACTCCTTGCACAACCCGGAGGGTACGGTCATGTGTTCCGGGTTCTTCGAGCTGAAGAAGTCGGAGCCGTTGGTGTACACCTACACCTACGACGAGATGAAGCTTGTGGTTAAGGGTGAGTTCATCCTGACCGACCAGGACACTGGCGAGGTCACGCACGCCAAGGAGCGCGACGTGCTGTTCTTCCCCAAGGGAACCACCGTGAAGTTCGAGACTCCTGAGTACGCGCTCGGATTCTTCGTCGGCGATCGCACCTTCGCGCCGTAG
- a CDS encoding dihydrofolate reductase family protein, with amino-acid sequence MKTVYYTGSSLDGYLVDAEGSLDWLISRTIDPDGPFGYDDFIKTVGALAMGADTYEWIVRNSGEWSYEQPAWVLTHRPDIVTAVSAGHSVQAFDGEVAALHPTLVAAAAGKDVWVIGGGDVAAQFVAAGLVDELVVSYAPCTLGAGSPVLPLRSEWVLESSAVNGDFVCARWTRA; translated from the coding sequence GTGAAAACGGTCTACTACACCGGCTCAAGCCTGGATGGTTACCTCGTGGACGCGGAGGGCAGCCTGGACTGGCTGATCTCCCGGACGATCGACCCCGACGGGCCCTTCGGCTACGACGACTTCATCAAAACCGTCGGGGCACTCGCGATGGGTGCGGACACCTACGAGTGGATCGTGAGGAACAGCGGTGAGTGGTCGTACGAACAACCGGCCTGGGTATTGACCCACCGGCCTGACATCGTCACCGCGGTGAGTGCCGGGCATTCGGTGCAGGCTTTCGACGGTGAGGTCGCCGCGTTGCACCCGACACTTGTGGCGGCGGCAGCGGGGAAGGACGTCTGGGTGATCGGCGGTGGTGACGTCGCGGCGCAGTTCGTGGCGGCAGGGCTGGTGGACGAATTGGTGGTCAGCTACGCGCCGTGCACGCTCGGCGCGGGCTCGCCGGTGCTGCCGCTGCGTTCGGAGTGGGTGTTGGAATCCTCTGCGGTCAACGGTGATTTCGTGTGTGCCCGTTGGACGAGGGCCTAG
- a CDS encoding arylamine N-acetyltransferase: MGTSAIDLDGYFGRIGYQGPAHADLDTLRDIVAAHNRSIPFENLDPLLGIPVVDLSAEALADKLVTRRRGGYCYEHNGLLGYVLDGLGFGVERLSCRVLWMRQPAAPLPAQTHNVLAVTAPGADERYLVDVGFGGQTPSSPVRLVTGPVQQTRHEPYRLLEHEGGYVLQTQIRDEWLPLYTFTTVPQQRIDLEVGSWYVSTYPGGIFVTGLTAALVTDDARYNLRGRNLAIHKGRTTERVRFDTAVQVLDELTSRFGIDLGDLGDHVDLEARIDDVLDS, encoded by the coding sequence GTGGGCACATCGGCAATCGACCTCGACGGATACTTCGGCAGGATCGGTTATCAGGGCCCGGCGCATGCCGACCTGGACACGCTGCGCGACATCGTCGCCGCACACAACCGGTCCATCCCGTTCGAGAACCTCGACCCGTTGCTGGGTATCCCGGTGGTCGACTTGAGCGCCGAGGCTCTGGCCGACAAGCTGGTGACCCGGCGCCGCGGCGGGTACTGCTACGAACACAACGGCTTGCTCGGCTACGTGCTCGACGGGTTGGGTTTTGGGGTTGAGCGGCTGTCCTGCCGGGTGCTGTGGATGCGTCAGCCCGCCGCGCCACTGCCGGCACAGACCCATAACGTCCTGGCTGTGACGGCACCGGGTGCGGACGAGCGCTATCTGGTCGACGTCGGATTCGGTGGACAGACGCCGTCCTCGCCAGTACGGCTCGTCACCGGACCCGTGCAGCAGACCCGTCACGAGCCGTACCGGCTGCTGGAGCATGAAGGCGGATACGTCCTGCAAACGCAGATCCGTGACGAGTGGTTGCCGCTGTATACCTTCACCACGGTGCCGCAGCAGCGGATTGACCTCGAGGTGGGAAGTTGGTATGTCTCAACGTATCCCGGTGGAATCTTCGTCACCGGTCTGACCGCGGCGCTGGTCACCGACGACGCCCGCTATAACCTGCGGGGCCGGAACCTGGCTATCCACAAGGGGAGAACCACCGAGCGGGTGCGCTTCGACACGGCCGTCCAGGTGCTCGACGAACTCACCAGCCGGTTCGGCATCGATCTGGGCGACCTTGGGGACCACGTCGACCTCGAAGCGAGGATCGACGACGTGCTCGACAGCTGA
- a CDS encoding FAD-binding oxidoreductase has translation MTAIDSLTAVLPVGAVLRDPDIIERYRRDSAADPGAGRPLAVVRATSTEDVQEVLRWASAHHVPVVPRGAGSGLSGGADAVDDAIVLSTERMRDIRIDVATRTAVVQPGLTNAEVKHAAAEHGLWYPPDPASVDISSIGGNAATNAGGLCCVKYGVTGDYVLGTQVVLADGTAVRLGGPRLKDVAGLPLTKLFIGSEGILGVITELTLRLIPAQPPASTVVALFGSVQSAANAVVAITRVVRPAMLEFMDHTSINAVEDHLKMGLDRSARAMLLVQSDAPGAAADEVTIIVAECEKCGATEVFATDDPAEGAAFTAARRAMFPAVEKLGSLLLEDVAVPIPQLPAMVTGVEDIADDCDVLICTVAHAGDGNTHPVIVFDPTDADAVERAHRAFARIMELAIGLGGTITGEHGVGRLKRDWLPAQLGDDVMGLTRRVKDALDPLGILNPGAVLR, from the coding sequence ATGACGGCAATCGATTCCCTGACCGCCGTGCTGCCGGTCGGCGCGGTGCTGCGCGACCCCGACATCATCGAGCGATACCGGCGCGATTCCGCCGCTGACCCCGGCGCCGGCAGGCCGCTGGCAGTGGTGCGCGCCACCTCCACCGAAGACGTACAGGAGGTGCTGCGCTGGGCATCGGCACACCATGTCCCGGTGGTGCCGCGCGGCGCCGGATCGGGGTTGTCCGGTGGTGCGGATGCGGTCGACGACGCCATCGTGCTCAGTACCGAACGGATGCGCGACATTCGGATCGACGTAGCCACCCGCACCGCAGTGGTGCAGCCCGGCCTGACCAACGCCGAGGTCAAACACGCTGCCGCCGAACATGGCCTGTGGTATCCGCCGGATCCGGCCTCGGTCGACATCTCATCGATCGGCGGCAACGCCGCCACCAATGCCGGCGGACTGTGTTGCGTCAAGTACGGCGTCACCGGTGACTACGTGCTGGGCACGCAGGTGGTATTGGCCGACGGTACTGCCGTGCGATTGGGCGGACCGCGCCTCAAAGACGTTGCCGGGCTCCCGTTGACGAAACTGTTCATCGGTTCGGAAGGCATCCTGGGGGTCATCACCGAGCTCACCCTGCGACTCATCCCGGCCCAGCCACCGGCATCGACCGTAGTGGCTCTGTTCGGCTCGGTACAGAGCGCCGCGAACGCGGTCGTGGCGATCACCAGGGTGGTACGTCCGGCGATGTTGGAATTCATGGACCACACCAGCATCAACGCGGTCGAGGACCATCTGAAGATGGGGCTGGACCGGTCGGCGCGGGCCATGCTGCTGGTCCAGTCCGACGCACCCGGTGCAGCGGCCGACGAGGTAACCATCATCGTCGCCGAATGCGAGAAGTGCGGGGCAACAGAGGTATTCGCCACCGACGATCCCGCCGAGGGGGCGGCGTTCACCGCGGCGCGTCGGGCGATGTTCCCCGCGGTCGAGAAACTGGGCAGCCTGCTCTTGGAGGATGTGGCGGTTCCGATACCTCAATTGCCCGCCATGGTCACCGGGGTCGAGGACATCGCCGACGACTGCGATGTGCTGATCTGCACTGTCGCGCACGCCGGCGACGGCAACACCCACCCGGTCATCGTGTTCGATCCCACTGATGCTGACGCGGTCGAACGCGCGCACCGCGCGTTCGCTCGGATCATGGAGCTGGCGATCGGACTTGGCGGCACCATCACCGGTGAGCACGGGGTCGGGCGACTCAAACGTGACTGGCTGCCCGCCCAGCTCGGCGATGACGTGATGGGCCTGACCCGTCGCGTCAAAGACGCCCTCGACCCGCTTGGGATCCTCAATCCCGGTGCCGTGTTGCGCTAA
- a CDS encoding HNH endonuclease produces MAVSRTRRARAARKRKRRLDNVVNDLTDEQWAAIMAAWNGCAYCGATGRALQRDCVMAISRGGRYTIDNVVPACASCNASKCNDEVTGWMRRKRLDERLFLTRYVEIRAALTDTAR; encoded by the coding sequence ATGGCGGTCAGTCGAACTCGTCGTGCGCGGGCGGCCCGCAAGCGTAAGCGTCGTCTCGACAATGTCGTCAACGACCTGACCGACGAGCAGTGGGCAGCGATCATGGCCGCGTGGAACGGCTGCGCATACTGCGGCGCGACCGGCCGGGCACTGCAGCGTGATTGCGTCATGGCAATCTCGCGTGGCGGGCGGTACACCATCGACAACGTGGTGCCGGCATGCGCGTCGTGTAATGCAAGCAAATGCAATGATGAGGTAACCGGCTGGATGCGGCGCAAGCGGCTCGACGAACGTCTCTTCCTGACGAGGTACGTGGAGATCCGTGCTGCGCTGACCGATACTGCACGCTGA
- a CDS encoding ABC transporter permease, giving the protein MLLWNRRTRIVALALFATVVLVVFVAPLATVVLAGLAGTWTSALPSHLGFGHFHNALAGENLDSLSVSLQTAFLAGAIALVLGTWAALAVVESPTWLRRITDAVFHLPIAVPSVAIGLGLLIAFNSRPLLLGGTRWIVILAHTVLVLAFAFSAVSAALDRIDPAYRQAAESLGASPVRVLVRVTLPLLMPALGAAAGLAVALSMGELGATVMVYPATWKTLPVTIFGLTDRGQAFQAAACTTILLLVTLLALVVLGRIRGRAAVR; this is encoded by the coding sequence ATGCTGCTGTGGAACCGGCGAACTAGGATCGTTGCGCTCGCACTGTTCGCGACGGTGGTGTTGGTGGTGTTCGTTGCGCCGCTGGCCACAGTGGTGTTGGCCGGGCTGGCCGGGACGTGGACCTCGGCGCTGCCCTCCCATCTCGGATTCGGCCATTTTCACAACGCGTTGGCGGGGGAGAACCTGGACAGCTTGTCGGTGAGCCTGCAGACGGCGTTCCTGGCCGGCGCTATCGCGCTGGTGCTGGGCACCTGGGCGGCGCTGGCTGTCGTGGAATCCCCGACGTGGTTGCGCCGTATCACCGATGCCGTGTTCCACCTGCCCATCGCGGTGCCTTCGGTGGCCATCGGCCTCGGGTTGCTCATCGCGTTCAACTCGCGCCCGCTGCTGCTCGGCGGCACACGATGGATCGTGATCCTGGCCCACACCGTGCTGGTGCTGGCGTTCGCGTTCAGTGCGGTGTCGGCGGCGCTGGACCGGATCGATCCGGCTTACCGGCAGGCTGCGGAATCCCTTGGTGCGAGCCCGGTTCGGGTGCTGGTGAGGGTGACGCTACCGCTGCTGATGCCTGCGCTCGGGGCAGCGGCGGGGCTAGCCGTGGCGTTGTCGATGGGTGAGCTGGGAGCCACCGTGATGGTGTACCCCGCGACGTGGAAGACGTTGCCGGTCACCATCTTCGGACTCACCGACCGTGGCCAGGCGTTCCAGGCCGCGGCGTGCACCACCATCCTGTTGTTGGTCACCCTGCTGGCCCTGGTGGTGCTCGGCCGGATCCGGGGCCGCGCCGCCGTGCGCTAA